The following are encoded together in the Streptomyces sp. NBC_00358 genome:
- the fdhF gene encoding formate dehydrogenase subunit alpha: MTLLKEPDFGTPERPGEATVSVEVDGLAVTVTAGTSVMRAAALAGVDIPRLCATDSLEPFGSCRLCVVEIDGRRGTPASCTTPVADGMRVSTQTPKVEKLRQGVMELYISDHPLDCLTCPANGDCELQDMAGVVGLRQVRYGYEGENHLDAGKDTSNPYFDFDPSKCIACSRCVRACGEVQGTFALTIEGRGFDSKVSPGAAETFKDSECVSCGACVQACPTSTLQEKSVVELGMPTRSVVTTCAYCGVGCSFKAELRGDELVRMVPYKDGGANEGHSCVKGRFAFGYATHPDRVLGPMVRDRITDPWREVEWDEAIGTVARRMRDIQARFGVSSIGAISSSRCTNEEVYVVQKMVRAAFGNNNVDTCARVCHSPTGYGLKQTFGESAGTQDFRSVAEADVIMVIGANPTDGHPVFASRMKRRLREGAELIVVDPRRIDLVRSPHIEAAHHLQLRPSTNVAVVNAMAHVVVTEGLVDRSFVDRRCEGFDEWARFVALPENSPEATEEISGVPAAQLRSAARLYASAPNGAVYYGLGVTEHSQGSTMVMAMANLAMACGNIGRDGVGVNPLRGQNNVQGSCDMGSFPHELPGYRHVSDDAVREVFENLWGGTLLAEPGLRIPNMFDAAIDGTFRGLFVHGEDIAQSDPNLQHVTAALEAMELVVVQDLFLNETAKFAHVFLPGASFLEKDGTFTNAERRINRVRAVTKPRTGRHEWQIVCEIATAMGYPMAYDRPSRIMDEIASVTPTFTGVSFDLLDRLGSVQWPCNASAPEGTPVMHVDEFVRGKGRFVVTAYVPTNERSTRRFPLVLTTGRILSQYNVGAQTRRTGNVAWHPEDVLELHPHDAEVRGITDGALVTLASRVGRTTLRAEISDRMPAGVVYTTFHHPVTGANVVTTENSDWATNCPEYKVTAVQVGLAHPLGHAGRTPERAAAGGPTVVD; this comes from the coding sequence ATGACACTGCTCAAGGAACCCGACTTCGGTACCCCGGAACGCCCCGGCGAGGCCACGGTGTCGGTCGAGGTGGACGGGCTGGCCGTGACCGTTACCGCGGGCACGTCGGTGATGCGTGCCGCGGCCCTCGCCGGCGTCGACATACCCAGACTGTGCGCCACCGACAGTCTGGAGCCCTTCGGTTCCTGCCGGCTGTGCGTGGTGGAGATCGACGGCAGGAGGGGCACCCCGGCCTCCTGCACCACCCCGGTGGCGGACGGCATGAGGGTGAGCACCCAGACGCCGAAGGTGGAGAAGCTCCGCCAGGGCGTCATGGAGCTCTACATCTCCGACCACCCGCTCGACTGTCTGACCTGCCCGGCCAACGGCGACTGCGAACTCCAGGACATGGCGGGCGTGGTGGGCCTGAGGCAGGTGCGCTACGGCTACGAGGGCGAGAACCATCTCGACGCCGGGAAGGACACGTCCAACCCCTACTTCGACTTCGATCCCTCCAAGTGCATCGCCTGCTCCCGCTGCGTGCGGGCCTGCGGCGAGGTGCAGGGCACGTTCGCGCTGACCATCGAGGGGCGCGGCTTCGACTCCAAGGTCTCGCCCGGCGCCGCCGAGACGTTCAAGGACTCCGAGTGCGTCTCCTGCGGGGCCTGCGTCCAGGCCTGCCCGACCTCCACCCTCCAGGAGAAGTCGGTGGTCGAACTCGGCATGCCGACCCGGTCGGTGGTCACCACCTGCGCCTACTGCGGGGTCGGCTGCTCCTTCAAGGCCGAGCTGCGCGGCGACGAACTCGTGCGGATGGTGCCGTACAAGGACGGCGGCGCGAACGAGGGCCACTCGTGCGTCAAGGGCCGCTTCGCGTTCGGCTACGCCACCCACCCCGACCGGGTGCTCGGTCCCATGGTCCGCGACAGGATCACCGATCCCTGGCGCGAGGTCGAGTGGGACGAGGCGATCGGCACGGTCGCCCGGCGGATGCGGGACATCCAGGCCCGGTTCGGCGTCAGTTCGATCGGCGCGATCTCCTCGTCACGGTGCACCAACGAAGAGGTGTACGTCGTCCAGAAGATGGTCCGGGCCGCGTTCGGCAACAACAACGTGGACACCTGCGCCCGCGTCTGCCACTCCCCGACGGGATACGGGCTGAAGCAGACCTTCGGCGAGTCGGCCGGCACCCAGGACTTCCGCTCCGTCGCGGAGGCCGACGTCATCATGGTGATCGGGGCCAACCCCACCGACGGACACCCGGTGTTCGCCTCCCGGATGAAGCGACGGCTCCGCGAAGGTGCGGAGTTGATCGTCGTCGACCCGCGCCGCATCGACCTGGTGCGCTCCCCGCACATCGAGGCGGCGCACCACCTCCAGCTCAGGCCCAGCACCAACGTCGCCGTCGTCAACGCCATGGCGCACGTCGTCGTCACCGAGGGTCTGGTCGACCGGTCCTTCGTGGACCGCAGGTGCGAGGGGTTCGACGAGTGGGCGCGGTTCGTCGCCCTTCCCGAGAACAGCCCGGAGGCCACCGAGGAGATCAGCGGCGTTCCCGCCGCTCAACTGCGGTCCGCCGCCCGGCTGTACGCGAGCGCGCCGAACGGAGCCGTCTACTACGGCCTCGGTGTCACCGAACACAGCCAGGGCTCGACCATGGTCATGGCAATGGCCAACCTCGCGATGGCGTGCGGCAACATCGGCCGCGACGGTGTCGGGGTCAACCCGCTGCGCGGGCAGAACAACGTGCAGGGCTCGTGCGACATGGGTTCCTTCCCGCACGAACTGCCCGGCTACCGCCATGTCTCCGACGACGCCGTACGCGAGGTGTTCGAGAACCTGTGGGGCGGCACCCTCCTCGCCGAACCGGGACTGCGTATCCCCAACATGTTCGACGCCGCGATCGACGGCACCTTCCGCGGACTGTTCGTGCACGGCGAGGACATCGCCCAGTCCGACCCCAACCTCCAGCACGTCACCGCCGCGCTCGAAGCGATGGAACTCGTCGTCGTGCAGGACCTGTTCCTCAACGAGACCGCCAAGTTCGCGCACGTCTTCCTCCCCGGCGCGTCCTTCCTGGAGAAGGACGGCACGTTCACCAACGCCGAGCGGCGGATCAACCGGGTGCGCGCGGTGACGAAGCCGAGGACGGGCAGGCACGAGTGGCAGATCGTGTGCGAGATCGCCACCGCGATGGGCTACCCGATGGCGTACGACCGTCCGAGCCGGATCATGGACGAGATCGCCTCGGTCACCCCGACGTTCACCGGTGTCTCCTTCGACCTGCTCGACAGACTGGGGAGTGTGCAGTGGCCCTGCAACGCCTCGGCGCCCGAGGGGACACCGGTGATGCACGTGGACGAATTCGTGCGCGGCAAGGGCAGGTTCGTCGTCACCGCGTATGTGCCGACCAACGAGCGCAGCACCCGTCGCTTCCCGCTGGTACTCACCACCGGGCGCATCCTCAGCCAGTACAACGTCGGCGCGCAGACCCGGCGTACCGGCAACGTCGCCTGGCATCCCGAAGACGTCCTGGAGCTGCACCCGCACGACGCGGAGGTGCGCGGCATCACCGACGGCGCGCTGGTGACGCTGGCCAGCCGGGTCGGGCGGACGACGCTGCGGGCGGAGATCTCCGACCGGATGCCGGCCGGCGTCGTCTACACCACGTTCCACCACCCCGTGACCGGCGCCAACGTGGTGACCACCGAGAACTCGGACTGGGCGACCAACTGCCCCGAGTACAAGGTGACCGCCGTACAGGTGGGGCTCGCCCATCCGCTCGGACACGCCGGGAGGACACCGGAACGGGCCGCCGCCGGTGGTCCCACGGTGGTGGACTGA
- a CDS encoding formate dehydrogenase subunit delta — MANDIAVNLGHLPGESAAEAVAGHIARFWDPRMRSRLLAYADAGSDGLHPLVIAAVRLLRAG; from the coding sequence ATGGCCAACGACATCGCGGTGAACCTCGGCCACCTGCCCGGTGAGTCGGCGGCCGAGGCGGTCGCGGGTCACATCGCCCGGTTCTGGGATCCCCGCATGCGCTCCCGGCTCCTCGCGTACGCCGACGCCGGATCCGACGGGCTGCATCCCCTGGTGATCGCGGCGGTGCGGCTCCTGCGAGCGGGGTGA
- a CDS encoding LysR family transcriptional regulator: MLFRQLEYFVAVARERHFARAAESCYVSQPALSAAIAKLERELNVTLINRGHNYQGLTPEGERLVVWAKRILAEQDAFKAEVAAVQSGITGTLRLGTDPTASTTLALPVAAFCAAHPLAKVQVRSRLSTKELHRQLRDFELDVAIAHFDMGDREGLQVVPLYQERYMLLVSEDRLTSQASAMSWADAAQLPLALLTPDMRIRQIIDGVLADKGFVVTPQVETDSIAALYAHVGGGDWASIVPHTWLRAMPVAGRTRALPLVDPEAGAQVSVAIHAATPGSVAARAFVNAATGLALDDFFAQPLPHERRVR; this comes from the coding sequence ATGCTGTTCCGGCAGCTGGAGTACTTCGTGGCGGTCGCCAGGGAGCGGCACTTCGCGCGGGCCGCGGAGTCCTGCTACGTCTCGCAGCCCGCGCTCTCGGCGGCGATCGCCAAACTTGAGCGGGAGTTGAACGTCACGCTCATCAACCGCGGGCACAACTACCAGGGCCTCACCCCGGAGGGCGAACGGCTCGTCGTGTGGGCCAAGCGGATCCTCGCCGAACAGGACGCCTTCAAGGCCGAGGTGGCCGCCGTACAGTCCGGCATCACCGGAACGCTCCGCCTGGGGACGGACCCCACGGCCTCGACGACCCTGGCGCTGCCCGTGGCCGCGTTCTGCGCGGCGCACCCGCTCGCCAAGGTGCAGGTCCGCTCCCGGCTCTCGACGAAGGAACTCCACCGCCAGCTCAGGGACTTCGAGCTGGACGTGGCCATCGCCCACTTCGACATGGGCGACCGGGAGGGCCTTCAGGTGGTCCCCCTGTACCAGGAGCGGTACATGCTGCTGGTCTCCGAGGACCGGCTGACGTCCCAGGCCTCCGCCATGTCGTGGGCGGACGCGGCCCAACTGCCGCTCGCGCTGCTGACCCCCGACATGCGGATCCGCCAGATCATCGACGGCGTCCTCGCGGACAAGGGTTTCGTGGTGACACCGCAGGTGGAGACGGACTCCATCGCCGCGCTCTACGCCCATGTCGGCGGCGGAGACTGGGCCAGCATCGTTCCGCACACCTGGCTGCGCGCGATGCCCGTGGCCGGCCGGACACGCGCGCTGCCGCTGGTCGACCCGGAGGCCGGCGCCCAGGTCTCGGTGGCGATCCACGCGGCGACCCCCGGTTCGGTCGCCGCGCGGGCCTTCGTGAACGCGGCGACGGGCCTGGCGCTCGACGACTTCTTCGCACAGCCCCTGCCGCACGAGCGTCGCGTGCGCTGA
- a CDS encoding GntR family transcriptional regulator produces the protein MREALTAAASRRVTRPAPLRQAVYDALTELIVSGSLKPGQHLVEAELAEHLGVSRQPVREALQRLQTDGWVDLRPAQGAFVHSPTEEEAAQLLGVRAVLETYSAQLAAQHAKPEHVERLWELHQEGVDALAVTDVDRLVAANTALHAFITAVADNAVLAELIAGVSQKVRWYYTPIARPRGKEAWNEHAQLIRAIAKGDTDRAGEVMRKHTERTTAFYRKRLAAGADQD, from the coding sequence ATGCGTGAGGCACTCACCGCCGCCGCGTCCCGGCGCGTCACCCGCCCGGCGCCACTGCGGCAGGCCGTGTACGACGCCCTGACCGAGCTGATCGTCAGCGGCTCACTCAAGCCCGGCCAGCATCTCGTCGAGGCCGAGCTCGCCGAACACCTCGGGGTCAGCCGGCAGCCGGTACGCGAAGCGCTGCAACGGCTCCAGACCGACGGATGGGTCGACCTGCGTCCCGCTCAGGGCGCCTTCGTCCACTCCCCCACCGAGGAGGAGGCCGCCCAACTCCTGGGCGTCCGCGCGGTCCTTGAGACCTACTCGGCCCAACTCGCCGCCCAGCACGCCAAGCCCGAGCACGTGGAGCGGCTCTGGGAGCTGCACCAGGAGGGCGTGGACGCCCTCGCCGTGACCGACGTCGACCGGCTGGTCGCGGCCAACACCGCCCTGCACGCCTTCATCACCGCCGTCGCCGACAACGCCGTGCTGGCCGAACTGATCGCGGGTGTCAGCCAGAAGGTGCGCTGGTACTACACGCCGATCGCCCGGCCCCGCGGCAAGGAGGCCTGGAACGAGCACGCCCAGCTCATCAGGGCCATCGCCAAGGGCGACACGGACCGCGCCGGTGAGGTCATGCGCAAGCACACCGAGCGCACCACCGCCTTCTACCGCAAGCGACTCGCCGCCGGGGCGGACCAGGACTGA
- a CDS encoding beta-class carbonic anhydrase, which translates to MTTPTPRLAQSPDRLPEGATVIDRLVTANRVYAAGFVDPGMGASPVQRVAVVACMDARIDLHAALGLQLGDCHTIRNAGGVVTDDTIRSLTISQRALGTRSVILIHHTGCGLQSLTEDFRHELEMEVGQRPAWAVEAFRDVDQDVRQSMQRVRTSPFLPHTDDVRGFVFDVTTGLLREIDPRG; encoded by the coding sequence ATGACGACTCCAACTCCCCGTCTCGCCCAGTCCCCCGACCGCCTCCCGGAGGGCGCGACGGTCATCGACCGGCTCGTGACGGCCAACCGGGTGTACGCCGCCGGGTTCGTGGACCCCGGCATGGGGGCCAGCCCGGTCCAGCGCGTCGCCGTCGTGGCCTGTATGGACGCCCGGATCGACCTCCACGCCGCGCTCGGTCTCCAACTGGGCGACTGCCACACCATCCGCAACGCGGGCGGCGTCGTCACCGACGACACGATCCGTTCCCTGACGATCAGTCAGCGCGCTCTCGGTACACGGAGCGTCATACTGATCCACCACACCGGCTGCGGTCTGCAGAGTCTGACCGAGGACTTCCGGCACGAACTGGAGATGGAGGTCGGACAGCGGCCGGCCTGGGCCGTCGAGGCCTTCCGTGACGTCGACCAGGATGTGCGGCAGTCCATGCAGCGCGTGCGTACGTCACCGTTCCTGCCGCACACCGATGATGTCCGCGGGTTCGTCTTCGACGTCACGACCGGCCTGCTCCGGGAGATCGACCCGCGAGGCTGA
- a CDS encoding acyl-CoA dehydrogenase family protein, translating to MSYLSSLSAVLAEVVAPDAEPAAREGRFPRGAVAALGRAGLLGLTVPREFGGGGLGPAESVDVVVRTARVCPATAAVLASHFAAMAAIESCGGSWVRGEIAAGRHLTSLALNECGPGEWGAGIPCGRSCSVATCFADVVALRGRKRQVVAAGEADSYLWSSRPLAGPDGLTLWVVPAQAQDLLVPAGPGGVGPSGSGTSTLCADPVLVPADVMLGRDGGGLDILLRAVRPWLLELRSAIGDDPLVIGVHALGPGFGDDVVGTGADRDNPVDQSWSAPAASRLR from the coding sequence GTGTCCTACCTTTCTTCTCTCTCCGCTGTCCTGGCCGAAGTTGTCGCGCCCGACGCCGAACCGGCCGCCAGGGAAGGCAGGTTCCCCCGTGGCGCGGTGGCGGCGCTCGGCCGGGCGGGGCTGCTCGGTCTCACCGTGCCGCGGGAGTTCGGCGGCGGCGGGCTCGGACCGGCGGAGTCTGTGGACGTGGTCGTGCGGACGGCGCGCGTCTGCCCGGCGACGGCTGCCGTGCTCGCGTCCCACTTCGCCGCCATGGCCGCCATCGAGTCCTGTGGCGGTTCCTGGGTGCGCGGCGAGATCGCCGCCGGCCGGCACCTCACGAGCCTCGCCCTGAACGAGTGCGGTCCCGGTGAGTGGGGAGCCGGGATTCCGTGCGGGAGGTCGTGCTCGGTCGCGACGTGCTTCGCCGACGTCGTCGCCCTGCGGGGCCGCAAGCGGCAGGTGGTCGCGGCGGGCGAGGCCGACAGCTACCTCTGGTCCTCCCGGCCGCTCGCGGGGCCGGACGGTCTGACGTTGTGGGTCGTTCCGGCGCAGGCCCAGGATCTGTTGGTCCCCGCCGGGCCCGGCGGGGTGGGGCCCAGCGGCAGCGGGACCTCCACTCTGTGCGCGGATCCGGTGCTGGTTCCCGCCGACGTGATGCTCGGGCGGGACGGCGGAGGGCTCGACATCCTGCTCCGTGCCGTACGGCCGTGGCTGCTCGAACTGAGGTCCGCGATCGGTGACGACCCCCTCGTGATCGGCGTCCACGCCCTCGGGCCCGGCTTCGGCGACGACGTCGTCGGAACCGGTGCCGACCGCGACAACCCGGTCGATCAGTCCTGGTCCGCCCCGGCGGCGAGTCGCTTGCGGTAG
- a CDS encoding formate dehydrogenase beta subunit, with translation MNDSAHPTATVYVPRDSAARSVGADEVASALQQASARGDFDLDVVRNGSRGMLWLEPLVEVVTPHGRVGYGPVGPSDVEELLASGMLDGADHPLRLGVVDELPWLARQNRVTFARVGVTDPLSTDDYVAHGGLAGLRAALERPPADVVAEVTASGLRGRGGAGFPAGVKWKTVLDRADELKFVCCNADEGDSGTFADRMVMEGDPFLLIEGMTIAAHAVGASEGYLYIRSEYPDAVATMRAAIGIAREHGWLGKGVLGSALDFDLHVRVGGGAYICGEETSMLESLEGKRGMVRAKPPIPAIEGLFGRPTVVNNVLTLATVPVVLASGARAYQELGVDRSRGTQVFQLGGNIAHGGVVETAFGVTLRELVEDYGGGTHSGRPVRTVQVGGPLGAYLPTSMFDLPMDYEAFAAAGAMVGHGGVVVFDDTVDLAAQARFAMEFCAAESCGKCTPCRVGSVRGVEVIDRIVAGRHRDENLALLEDLCDLMTDGSLCAMGGLTPMPVRSALTHFPDDFLAREPGREAASRQTGGARTEGTA, from the coding sequence GTGAACGACTCGGCGCACCCCACTGCGACGGTCTACGTCCCCCGTGACTCGGCGGCCCGGTCGGTCGGCGCGGACGAGGTCGCCAGCGCTCTTCAACAGGCCTCCGCACGAGGTGACTTCGACCTCGACGTCGTACGCAACGGATCACGCGGCATGCTCTGGCTGGAACCCCTCGTCGAGGTGGTGACCCCGCACGGCCGCGTCGGATACGGCCCCGTGGGCCCGTCCGACGTCGAGGAACTGCTCGCATCCGGCATGCTCGACGGCGCCGACCATCCCCTGCGGCTCGGTGTCGTCGACGAACTCCCCTGGCTGGCCCGGCAGAACAGGGTCACCTTCGCGCGGGTCGGCGTCACCGATCCGCTGTCCACCGACGACTACGTGGCCCACGGCGGCCTCGCCGGGCTGCGTGCCGCGCTGGAGCGGCCGCCCGCCGACGTGGTCGCCGAGGTCACCGCCTCCGGACTGCGCGGCAGAGGCGGCGCGGGATTCCCGGCCGGCGTCAAATGGAAGACCGTGCTCGACCGGGCGGACGAGCTGAAGTTCGTGTGCTGCAACGCCGACGAGGGCGACAGCGGCACCTTCGCCGACCGGATGGTCATGGAGGGCGACCCGTTCCTGCTCATCGAGGGCATGACGATCGCCGCACACGCGGTCGGGGCGAGCGAGGGCTACCTCTACATCCGCTCGGAGTACCCGGACGCGGTGGCCACCATGCGGGCCGCGATCGGCATCGCCCGCGAGCACGGCTGGCTCGGCAAGGGAGTTCTCGGCTCCGCGCTCGACTTCGACCTGCACGTGCGCGTCGGCGGCGGCGCGTACATCTGCGGCGAGGAGACCTCCATGCTGGAGAGCCTGGAGGGCAAGCGCGGAATGGTCCGCGCCAAGCCCCCGATCCCGGCGATCGAGGGCTTGTTCGGCAGGCCGACCGTGGTGAACAACGTCCTGACCCTCGCGACGGTCCCCGTCGTGCTCGCGTCCGGCGCGCGGGCGTACCAGGAACTCGGCGTCGACCGCTCGCGCGGCACCCAGGTCTTCCAGCTCGGCGGCAACATCGCGCACGGCGGCGTCGTCGAGACCGCGTTCGGTGTCACCCTGCGCGAACTGGTCGAGGACTACGGCGGCGGTACGCACTCCGGGCGCCCGGTGCGCACCGTGCAGGTCGGCGGGCCGCTCGGCGCCTATCTGCCGACGTCCATGTTCGACCTGCCGATGGACTACGAGGCCTTCGCGGCGGCCGGGGCGATGGTCGGCCACGGCGGGGTCGTGGTCTTCGACGACACCGTCGACCTGGCCGCACAGGCACGCTTCGCGATGGAGTTCTGCGCCGCGGAGTCCTGCGGCAAGTGCACGCCGTGCAGGGTCGGTTCGGTACGCGGTGTCGAGGTCATCGACCGAATCGTGGCCGGCCGGCACCGGGACGAGAACCTGGCACTGCTGGAAGACCTGTGCGACCTGATGACCGACGGTTCCCTGTGCGCGATGGGCGGGCTGACCCCGATGCCCGTACGCAGCGCCCTCACCCATTTCCCCGACGACTTCCTCGCCCGCGAACCGGGCCGGGAGGCCGCCTCCCGGCAGACCGGCGGCGCGCGGACGGAGGGCACGGCATGA
- a CDS encoding formate dehydrogenase subunit gamma: MTTSASDVTVESVVRRAAAGHRDQRGALLPVLHAVQAELGYVPHEAVPVLADEFNLSRADVHGVVTFYHDFRREPAGRTTVRICRAEACQALGADGLVAYAREAGLTLGETSADGAVTVEQVFCLGNCALGPSVEVNGRLHGRVGPARLGALLDGTVSS; the protein is encoded by the coding sequence ATGACGACCAGCGCGAGTGACGTGACGGTCGAGAGCGTGGTCCGGAGAGCGGCGGCCGGTCATCGGGACCAGCGCGGTGCGCTGCTGCCCGTACTGCACGCCGTACAGGCCGAGTTGGGGTATGTGCCGCACGAGGCGGTTCCGGTGCTCGCCGACGAGTTCAACCTCTCCCGGGCGGACGTCCACGGAGTGGTGACCTTCTATCACGACTTCCGCCGCGAACCCGCCGGACGTACCACCGTGCGCATCTGCCGGGCCGAGGCCTGCCAGGCGCTGGGCGCCGACGGGCTGGTGGCCTACGCCCGCGAGGCCGGACTGACGCTCGGGGAGACGAGCGCGGACGGTGCCGTCACCGTCGAGCAGGTCTTCTGCCTCGGCAACTGCGCCCTCGGCCCCTCGGTGGAGGTCAACGGCCGACTGCACGGACGGGTCGGCCCCGCCCGGCTGGGCGCGCTGCTCGACGGGACGGTCTCATCGTGA
- a CDS encoding DUF3500 domain-containing protein — protein MANASTVEQAGNSAAVHRPVDQHATGAKAVVSAANAFLNTLDADQQSEVLLDFSEANATAWSNLPCGSSCRPGIRLGSLTDTQLAAAMKVLKVATGGGKGTGYDQITQIIKADDVLDAAQSSSSASAPAPADSASGTTSADPSASADPSSSATDAPTATDAPTGTPPSGGPGGGGGAFGYGSGVYFMAFLGTPSADGTWQLHFGGHHLAVNITYRDGRPVSGSPFFIGVEPTTWTGDDGTTYTPLAEQRDGLLALTGGLNTEQLAKAKLSESFSDVLLGPGKDGQFPETKEGVPVSSLTPKQKQLVLRAIHPWVANVDDATAKRLMKTYAHELNQTYVGYSGGTGLDTQGDYVRIDGPGVWIEFVCQSGVVFRGQIHYHSVYRDHTRDYGSEFSFS, from the coding sequence GTGGCGAATGCCTCGACGGTTGAGCAGGCCGGTAATTCGGCCGCCGTCCATCGGCCGGTCGACCAGCACGCCACCGGCGCGAAGGCAGTGGTCAGCGCCGCCAACGCGTTCCTGAACACGCTGGACGCGGACCAGCAGTCGGAGGTGCTGCTGGACTTCTCCGAGGCGAACGCGACGGCGTGGTCGAACCTGCCGTGCGGCTCGTCCTGCCGGCCCGGCATCCGGCTCGGCTCGCTGACGGATACCCAACTGGCCGCCGCCATGAAGGTGTTGAAGGTCGCCACGGGTGGCGGCAAGGGCACCGGGTACGACCAGATCACGCAGATCATCAAGGCCGACGACGTACTGGACGCGGCGCAGAGCTCCAGCTCCGCCTCCGCGCCGGCTCCTGCGGACAGCGCGTCCGGCACGACCTCGGCCGACCCGTCCGCCTCCGCGGACCCGAGCTCGTCGGCCACCGACGCTCCGACGGCCACGGACGCTCCGACCGGCACCCCGCCGTCCGGCGGCCCTGGCGGCGGTGGAGGCGCGTTCGGCTACGGCAGCGGTGTCTACTTCATGGCGTTCCTGGGCACCCCCTCGGCGGACGGCACCTGGCAGTTGCACTTCGGCGGGCACCACCTCGCCGTGAACATCACCTACCGGGACGGCCGGCCGGTGAGCGGCAGCCCGTTCTTCATCGGCGTCGAGCCCACCACCTGGACCGGGGACGACGGCACCACGTACACGCCCCTGGCCGAGCAGCGAGACGGACTGCTCGCCCTGACCGGCGGCCTGAACACGGAGCAGTTGGCGAAGGCCAAGCTGTCCGAGTCGTTCAGCGACGTGCTCCTCGGCCCCGGCAAGGACGGCCAGTTCCCGGAGACGAAGGAGGGCGTCCCGGTCAGCTCGCTCACACCCAAGCAGAAGCAACTCGTCCTGCGGGCCATCCACCCCTGGGTCGCCAACGTGGACGACGCCACCGCGAAGCGGCTCATGAAGACGTACGCGCACGAGCTGAACCAGACCTACGTCGGCTACTCCGGCGGCACCGGCCTGGACACCCAGGGCGACTACGTGCGCATCGACGGCCCCGGCGTCTGGATCGAGTTCGTCTGCCAGAGCGGTGTCGTCTTCCGCGGCCAGATCCACTACCACTCCGTGTACCGCGACCACACCCGCGACTACGGAAGCGAGTTCAGCTTCTCATGA
- a CDS encoding HupE/UreJ family protein yields MTRPRNWLTTALRLVAGLAIAVPAALLLGAPSAAAHPMPHSVVRLDVYKASVTARLELPVDDFSRASGIDLNSVEPAALPAKATAIRAYLGRHIRPTTLRGEAWRVGIGALGLSRTEQTSTGPYRELVAEAVLTPPPRGDVRHFTLHYDVIVHQVVTHVTLVSVRQDWAAGRVGGGGASQVGTISLDIRHMKVPPLTVDLGNGSTWRGFVAMTELGGEHILTGTDHLLFLLILLLPAPLRATGRRWHGLVGARAALGRIGRVTIAFTVGHSVALAATALGRLEIPGRPVEAFIAVSILVGAVHAVRPLFPGREAVVAGVFGLGHGMAFSFVLAEMHLSTGQLVFSLFGFNLGIELVQLLLVCLALPALLVIARLRVQPALRVGGALITATAAVGWLADRLGLPNPVARTADGAGSHTTLTLAALALSAVAAGGWALSTRWRSPGEPAGGAHLGSRPRPRSRLGAESEV; encoded by the coding sequence ATGACCCGACCGCGGAACTGGCTGACCACAGCACTACGCCTGGTGGCCGGGCTCGCGATCGCGGTACCGGCGGCGCTCCTGCTCGGGGCGCCGTCGGCCGCCGCGCACCCGATGCCGCACTCGGTGGTCCGGCTCGACGTGTACAAGGCCTCGGTCACCGCTCGGCTGGAACTGCCGGTCGACGACTTCTCCCGGGCCAGCGGGATCGACCTGAACAGCGTCGAACCCGCCGCCCTGCCCGCAAAGGCGACGGCCATCCGCGCGTACCTCGGCCGGCACATCCGCCCGACAACCCTTCGGGGCGAGGCCTGGCGGGTCGGCATCGGCGCACTCGGTCTCAGCCGCACCGAGCAGACCTCGACCGGCCCCTACCGGGAGCTGGTCGCCGAAGCCGTGCTCACCCCTCCGCCCCGCGGGGACGTACGGCACTTCACCCTGCACTACGACGTGATCGTCCATCAGGTCGTCACCCATGTGACGCTGGTTTCCGTACGACAGGACTGGGCCGCCGGCCGGGTCGGGGGCGGAGGTGCCTCCCAGGTCGGCACCATCAGCCTCGACATCCGGCACATGAAGGTCCCGCCCCTGACCGTCGACCTCGGGAACGGCAGCACCTGGCGCGGCTTCGTCGCCATGACCGAACTCGGCGGCGAGCACATCCTCACCGGCACCGACCACCTGCTGTTCCTGCTCATACTGCTCCTGCCCGCACCGCTGCGGGCCACCGGGCGGCGCTGGCACGGTCTGGTCGGCGCCCGTGCCGCGCTCGGGCGCATCGGCCGCGTCACGATCGCCTTCACCGTCGGCCACTCCGTCGCCCTGGCCGCCACCGCCCTCGGCCGACTGGAGATCCCCGGCCGGCCGGTCGAGGCCTTCATCGCCGTCAGTATCCTCGTCGGCGCCGTCCACGCGGTCCGCCCCCTGTTCCCGGGCCGGGAAGCGGTGGTGGCGGGCGTCTTCGGCCTCGGCCACGGCATGGCGTTCTCCTTCGTGCTCGCCGAGATGCACCTGTCCACCGGGCAACTGGTGTTCAGCCTCTTCGGCTTCAACCTGGGCATCGAACTGGTCCAGTTGCTGCTGGTCTGCCTGGCGCTGCCCGCACTGCTGGTGATCGCCCGGCTGAGGGTGCAGCCCGCGCTCCGGGTGGGCGGGGCACTGATCACCGCCACGGCGGCCGTCGGCTGGCTGGCCGACCGGCTCGGCCTGCCCAACCCGGTCGCCCGGACGGCCGACGGCGCCGGATCCCACACCACGCTGACGCTGGCCGCCCTCGCGCTGTCGGCGGTCGCCGCCGGCGGGTGGGCGCTGTCCACTCGGTGGCGTTCGCCGGGCGAACCTGCCGGCGGCGCCCACCTCGGGTCACGGCCGCGGCCACGGTCTCGACTGGGGGCGGAATCCGAGGTGTGA